In the Scyliorhinus torazame isolate Kashiwa2021f chromosome 4, sScyTor2.1, whole genome shotgun sequence genome, one interval contains:
- the rrm2 gene encoding ribonucleoside-diphosphate reductase subunit M2, translating to MLSVRTPLAAKNENVVSAQMSNLSLKENTPPSLNSTRVLASKTARKILVDADVKAQSENLINSSRLDDEPLLRDNPRRFVIFPIQYHDIWRMYKKAEASFWTAEEVDLSKDLQHWDSLKSEERHFISYVLAFFAASDGIVNENLVERFSQEVQVTEARCFYGFQIAMENIHSEMYSLLIETYIKDSQERDYLFNAVETLPCVKKKADWALYWIGNHRATFGERIVAFAAVEGIFFSGSFAAIFWLKKRGLMPGLTFSNELISRDEGLHCDFACLMFKHLVHKPSEDRVRAVIQNAVEIEQEFLTESLPVNLIGMNCTLMKRYIEFVADRLMLELGFSKIYKAENPFDFMENISLEGKTNFFEKRVGEYQRMGVMAKTADNAFTLDADF from the exons ATGCTGTCAGTCCGCACCCCCCTCGCTGCCAAGAATGAGAATGTCGTCTCTGCTCAGATGAGCAACCTCTCTCTGAAGGAGAATACG CCGCCTTCTTTGAATAGCACTCGAGTCCTGGCCAGTAAAACAGCTCGCAAGATCTTGGTGGACGCTGATGTCaag GCACAATCTGAAAACTTGATTAATTCCTCGAGGTTAGACGACGAGCCTTTGTTGAGGGACAATCCGCGCCGTTTTGTCATCTTTCCTATACAGTACCACGACATCTGGCGGATGTATAAGAAAGCAGAGGCTTCCTTTTGGACCGCAGAAGAG GTTGACCTCTCGAAGGATCTTCAGCACTGGGATTCCCTGAAGTCTGAAGAGAGACATTTCATTTCTTACGTCTTGGCATTCTTTGCAGCAAGTGATGGCATTGTTAATGAGAACTTG GTGGAacgtttcagtcaagaagttcaagTGACTGAAGCTCGTTGCTTCTATGGATTCCAGATTGCAATGGAAAATATTCACTCTGAAATGTACAGtcttcttattgaaacatacattaAGGATTCTCAGGAGAG GGACTATCTGTTCAATGCAGTTGAAACTTTGCCATGTGTGAAAAAGAAGGCTGACTGGGCACTGTACTGGATTGGTAACCATAGAGCAACATTTG GTGAGCGAATTGTAGCATTTGCTGCTGTTGAAGGAATCTTTTTCTCCGGATCCTTTGCTGCTATTTTCTGGTTGAAGAAACGAGGGTTGATGCCTGGGTTAACGTTCTCCAATGAACTTATTAGCCGAGATGAG GGTCTACATTGTGACTTTGCCTGCCTGATGTTCAAGCACTTGGTACACAAACCCTCAGAAGACCGGGTGCGAGCAGTTATTCAAAATGCTGTCGAAATTGAGCAG GAATTTCTGACTGAATCTTTGCCAGTAAACCTGATTGGAATGAACTGCACCTTAATGAAACGTTACATTGAGTTTGTAGCTGACCGATTGATGTTGGAACTGGGTTTCAGTAAG ATCTATAAAGCTGAGAATCCATTCGACTTCATGGAGAACATTTCTTTGGAAGGCAAAACTAACTTTTTCGAAAAGCGAGTTGGAGAGTACCAGAGAATGGGTGTGATGGCTAAGACAGCTGATAATGCATTCACGCTGGATGCTGACTTTTGA